One window of the Trifolium pratense cultivar HEN17-A07 linkage group LG2, ARS_RC_1.1, whole genome shotgun sequence genome contains the following:
- the LOC123903969 gene encoding IgM protease-like: MSSNSKYPILDDKPINQWKVTALKEELKRRKLATKGLKEDLINRLDEALRNERETAEASPEQEAAVGSEKDGANGLNAQVDGVKDAQTDNVDAEVVDTIEKENFQTFETSEQGNSDAVKVSEVVDNDSIKNVEQDGVTEPVDVNNSVSAMDVEGEHAVLPVGGESANVGEEVVAHPSTVETTVTVTETVVTETVSTEAVVSGQDSYSSEKNNEDSAIKLENEESKAQLDIEDSKPQLESDTKPPSDDPVPDSSAPENQVSEVNPSLGSQVKSDSFSTDSVSINQKNELKDTIIANNNVKLEQDNVRPEMVEEPSSRNVPVYDELHSMDVGGLHEKKPSVEENNNSVTSPDLNKTNSSDDVGYPEKLNLDRSSGDDSMEEDLPETRQYDSKFNVDELVEKVENNEVPMVKEERNTTDVGDGVSARKSDTHQDIDISPVSLTEKRKYPEQTLAANIEPAKRQRRWNTETVKGSDLQSTTPRSATTPKDGQITLKRNFSRSNSSATDDTPKERIVPPSRRTPTNSLRIDQFLRPFTLKAVQELLGKTGSVSSFWMDQIKTHCYVTYSSIEEATETRNAVYNLQWPPNGGRLLVAEYVDPEEVKMKLEAPPTPTAPVISAPTVPPAPPSQPEPSPRQQREQLLPVTLPPPPPLSRPPPVARERLPSPPPLPEKADPPIVTLDDLFRKTKATPRIYYLPLSEEQVAAKLAAQGKNTRQ; encoded by the exons ATGTCATCGAATTCAAAATACCCGATTTTGGACGATAAGCCCATTAACCAGTGGAAGGTTACAGCGTTGAAAGAGGAATTGAAGAGAAGGAAGTTAGCTACCAAAGGTTTGAAGGAAGATTTAATTAACCGTTTGGATGAAGCTCTTCGCAATGAAAGGGAGACTGCTGAGGCTTCCCCTGAACAGGAGGCTGCTGTGGGTTCGGAGAAGGATGGGGCTAATGGTTTAAACGCTCAAGTAGATGGGGTGAAAGATGCCCAGACTGATAATGTGGACGCTGAAGTCGTTGATACGATTGAAAAGGAGAATTTCCAAACATTTGAAACTTCTGAACAGGGGAATAGTGATGCAGTGAAGGTTTCAGAGGTTGTGGATAATGACAGTATTAAGAATGTTGAGCAGGATGGTGTTACCGAACCAGTTGACGTTAATAATAGTGTGTCGGCCATGGATGTTGAAGGTGAACATGCAGTTTTGCCTGTTGGTGGTGAATCTGCTAATGTGGGAGAGGAGGTAGTTGCCCATCCTTCTACTGTGGAGACCACTGTTACAGTCACCGAGACCGTGGTCACAGAGACTGTATCAACAGAAGCAGTAGTCAGTGGTCAGGATTCTTATAGTTCAGAGAAGAATAATGAGGATTCAGCAATCAAGCTAGAGAATGAGGAATCAAAGGCGCAGCTGGACATTGAGGACTCAAAGCCCCAATTGGAGTCTGACACAAAGCCCCCATCCGACGATCCCGTGCCCGACTCTTCTGCACCCGAAAACCAGGTATCTGAGGTCAACCCTAGTTTAGGGTCTCAAGTAAAATCTGATTCTTTTTCTACTGATTCTGTGTCAATTAATCAAAAGAATGAACTAAAGGATACTATAATTGCTAATAATAATGTCAAATTAGAACAAGATAATGTTAGGCCGGAGATGGTGGAAGAACCATCGTCCAGAAATGTACCTGTTTATGATGAATTGCATTCAATGGATGTTGGAGGGCTGCATGAAAAAAAGCCATCTGTTGAAGAAAATAACAACAGTGTTACAAGTCCAGACTTGAACAAAACCAATAGTAGTGATGATGTAGGGTATCCAGAAAAGTTGAACTTGGACAGAAGTTCTGGTGATGATTCCATGGAAGAGGACTTGCCTGAGACTAGGCAATATGATTCTAAGTTTAATGTTGATGAACTTGTAGAGAAAGTTGAGAATAATGAAGTACCTATGGTCAAGGAGGAAAGGAATACAACAGATGTGGGAGATGGTGTATCCGCAAGAAAAAGCGATACCCACCAAGATATTGACATTAGTCCTGTTTCCCTTACTGAGAAGCGAAAATATCCTG AACAAACATTAGCTGCGAACATTGAGCCTGCAAAAAGGCAGCGCAGGTGGAACACTGAAACAGTTAAAGGGTCAGATCTGCAAAGCACTACTCCCAGATCTGCTACTACACCCAAGGATGGGCAAATTACTCTGAAGCGCAACTTCTCTAGGTCTAATTCCTCTGCAACTGATGACACCCCTAAAGAACGCATTG TTCCACCATCTCGAAGGACCCCAACTAATTCCCTCAGGATTGATCAATTCCTTCGTCCATTTACCCTAAAAGCAGTGCAAGAACTTCTTGGGAAAACTGGGAGTGTTAGCAGTTTCTGGATGGACCAAATAAAGACCCATTGCTATGTTACT TACTCATCCATCGAAGAGGCCACTGAGACACGGAATGCTGTGTATAATTTGCAATGGCCTCCAAATGGTGGGCGACTCTTAGTTGCTGAGTATGTTGATCCTGAAGAAGTGAAAATGAAGTTAGAAGCTCCTCCTACTCCAACTGCCCCTGTCATCAGTGCTCCAACAGTTCCTCCCGCACCACCTTCGCAGCCAGAGCCTTCCCCACGTCAGCAGAGGGAGCAGCTTCTTCCAGTTACTCTCCCACCTCCACCTCCATTGTCAAGGCCCCCACCAGTTGCAAGAGAACGTCTTCCATCTCCCCCACCCCTTCCTGAGAAAGCGGACCCACCTATTGTCACTCTGGACGACCTCTTCCGCAAAACCAAAGCAACTCCTCGGATCTATTATTTACCTTTGTCTGAAGAGCAAGTTGCTGCAAAACTTGCGGCACAAGGTAAAAATACGAGGCAGTAG